A window of the Gemmatimonadota bacterium genome harbors these coding sequences:
- a CDS encoding spermidine/putrescine ABC transporter substrate-binding protein produces the protein MNPSHATPFLALVAAGVLLSLSVAGCGSPSPELPAEIEAFGITVETARLSPTLRLFNFPEYMDPELLRQFEERFGTRIIEDYFDTNEAMMARLTAGGTAQFDLVMASDYAVEILAAAGRLEPLDPTLLPNRANLHPSFGSPPYDPENRFAIPFQWGTTGLGIRGDRVQGNPDELATWGLLFDAAKSPGRFAFLDDPRETIGAALLYLGYSVNSTDDAELAAAEAVLTVAAGRAVAFTPASTGRDLLLAGELDVSHNHSGEITVAGEERPEILYLVPREGAVVWADNLVIPAGAAGAYTAHVFVNFLLDAQNGARLTEEVRYFSPNLASWELLDPVLRAEHERLLEPGAMEGLEFIADVGPDRRKYDQLWTRVKAGSAR, from the coding sequence GTGAACCCTTCGCACGCTACGCCTTTCCTCGCGCTCGTCGCCGCCGGCGTCCTCCTTTCGCTATCGGTCGCCGGATGCGGCTCGCCCTCTCCCGAGCTTCCCGCCGAGATCGAGGCGTTCGGGATCACCGTCGAGACGGCACGCCTCTCTCCGACGCTCCGGCTTTTTAATTTCCCGGAATACATGGATCCGGAGCTCTTGAGGCAGTTCGAGGAGCGCTTCGGCACGCGAATCATCGAAGACTACTTCGACACGAATGAAGCGATGATGGCTCGCCTGACGGCGGGAGGCACGGCGCAGTTCGATCTCGTCATGGCTTCGGACTATGCCGTGGAAATTCTCGCGGCGGCCGGGCGCCTCGAGCCGCTCGATCCAACACTTCTCCCGAACCGTGCGAATCTCCACCCGAGCTTCGGTTCACCGCCGTACGATCCCGAGAACCGCTTCGCGATCCCCTTTCAGTGGGGGACGACCGGCCTCGGGATTCGGGGGGACCGCGTGCAGGGAAATCCGGACGAGCTCGCGACCTGGGGGCTCCTCTTCGATGCCGCGAAGTCGCCCGGCCGCTTCGCCTTCCTCGATGACCCGCGCGAGACGATCGGGGCGGCGCTTCTTTACCTGGGTTACTCCGTGAACAGCACGGACGACGCGGAGCTCGCCGCTGCCGAGGCGGTCCTTACCGTGGCAGCGGGCCGCGCCGTGGCCTTCACTCCGGCCTCCACGGGACGCGACCTCCTTCTGGCGGGTGAGCTCGACGTCTCCCACAACCACTCGGGCGAGATCACGGTTGCAGGGGAGGAGCGCCCTGAGATCCTGTACCTGGTCCCGCGGGAGGGCGCCGTGGTCTGGGCCGATAACCTGGTCATCCCGGCCGGTGCCGCGGGAGCGTACACCGCGCATGTCTTCGTGAATTTCCTTCTGGACGCGCAGAACGGAGCCCGGCTCACGGAGGAGGTGCGGTACTTCTCTCCTAATCTCGCCTCATGGGAGCTCCTCGATCCTGTGCTCCGTGCCGAACACGAACGCCTCCTGGAACCGGGCGCGATGGAGGGGCTCGAGTTCATCGCCGACGTGGGTCCCGACCGGCGCAAGTACGACCAGCTCTGGACGCGCGTGAAAGCCGGCTCGGCGCGGTAG
- a CDS encoding transcriptional regulator, with protein sequence MAERSAVPKKRDEAVDDGTREKNGSPSRRAKRRTNPVDLDRVIHERVRLGIVSALAVNDTLTFNELKALLDTSDGNLSVHARKLEEAGYLVCKKSFQERVPRTEYHLTAEGKKALERYLDHMDALIRRVRES encoded by the coding sequence GTGGCTGAGCGAAGCGCGGTCCCCAAGAAGCGAGACGAAGCCGTGGATGACGGCACACGAGAGAAGAACGGCTCCCCTTCGCGCCGGGCGAAGAGACGAACCAACCCGGTGGATCTCGACCGCGTCATCCACGAGCGGGTACGCCTCGGGATCGTGAGCGCGCTCGCCGTGAACGACACGTTGACCTTCAACGAGCTGAAGGCCCTGCTCGACACGTCTGACGGGAATCTGAGCGTCCACGCGCGCAAGCTCGAGGAGGCGGGATACCTGGTGTGCAAGAAGAGCTTCCAGGAGCGCGTCCCCCGCACCGAGTATCACCTTACAGCCGAAGGGAAGAAGGCGCTGGAGCGTTACCTCGATCACATGGACGCGCTGATTCGGCGCGTTCGGGAAAGCTGA
- a CDS encoding aldo/keto reductase produces the protein MTHSSDFSRREFMRAIAGLGALLAAPRRLFARQALPTRAIPVSGEQIPIVGFGSTKSVLESPTEGTGPIANVMRMLREYGGRVVDTSPRSAAIDQEFGRVLQEAAAAEPLFIAAKIYVDGAENGIAQFRQTQRLYGRRTLDLLQVESLRDLEAHWPNVRGWKESGEARYIGVTVFLDRDHEALETFMRREPLDFVHMNYSVVETAAETRLLPLARDRGMAVLINRPFMNGDFFQRVAERPLPEWAAEFDCVSWAQFSLKYVLSNPAVTCVLTETTNPVHMEENMRAGLGRLPDDATRVRMAELMRGI, from the coding sequence ATGACGCACTCATCCGACTTCTCCCGCCGCGAGTTCATGCGCGCGATCGCGGGACTCGGTGCCCTCCTCGCCGCCCCGCGCCGACTCTTCGCGCGCCAGGCGCTCCCTACCCGGGCAATTCCGGTGAGCGGGGAGCAGATTCCCATCGTGGGCTTCGGGTCCACCAAGTCCGTGTTGGAAAGCCCGACGGAGGGGACGGGGCCGATCGCGAACGTCATGCGCATGCTTCGGGAGTACGGCGGGCGAGTGGTGGACACCTCGCCGCGCTCCGCGGCCATAGACCAGGAGTTCGGACGCGTGCTCCAGGAAGCCGCGGCGGCGGAGCCGCTCTTCATCGCCGCCAAGATCTACGTGGACGGCGCGGAGAATGGGATCGCGCAGTTCCGGCAGACCCAGCGGCTCTACGGGCGACGCACCCTCGATCTCCTCCAGGTCGAGAGCCTCCGGGACCTCGAGGCCCATTGGCCGAACGTGCGCGGCTGGAAGGAATCCGGAGAGGCCCGGTACATCGGAGTCACGGTCTTCCTCGACCGCGACCACGAGGCGCTCGAGACCTTCATGCGCCGCGAGCCGCTGGACTTCGTCCACATGAATTACTCGGTCGTCGAGACGGCCGCCGAAACCCGCCTTCTTCCCCTCGCCCGCGACCGGGGAATGGCCGTCCTCATCAACCGACCCTTCATGAATGGCGACTTCTTCCAGCGAGTTGCCGAGCGCCCCCTTCCGGAATGGGCGGCGGAGTTCGATTGCGTGAGTTGGGCCCAGTTCTCCCTGAAGTACGTGCTCTCCAATCCGGCCGTGACCTGTGTCCTCACCGAGACGACGAATCCCGTGCACATGGAGGAAAACATGCGGGCGGGACTCGGCAGGCTCCCCGACGACGCCACGCGGGTCCGGATGGCGGAGTTGATGCGGGGAATCTAG
- a CDS encoding di-trans,poly-cis-decaprenylcistransferase yields the protein MIQRSFHTPSRGLHVAIIMDGNGRWASSRGLPRTDGHRAGAKAVRRTVEAARSLGIRTLTLYAFSSDNWRRPGAEVGALMRIFREYLEGEVGRCVAEGIRLNVVGRRDRLAPSLVRAIEVAEAATSTATELQLRVAVDYSSRDAIVAAAGRGPDIGIPTRDSFSRALAEVMHASGTIPNVDLLIRTGGERRLSDFLLWECAYAELVFVECPWPEFGLQALQEALEEFDRRERRFGGIENTVTSGVTPDRAEVGR from the coding sequence GTGATACAAAGATCTTTTCATACGCCGTCCCGCGGCCTCCACGTCGCGATCATCATGGACGGCAATGGGCGTTGGGCATCTTCTCGCGGCCTTCCCCGGACTGACGGCCACCGCGCCGGGGCCAAAGCCGTCCGTCGGACTGTCGAGGCCGCGCGCTCCCTCGGGATCCGGACTTTGACCCTGTACGCCTTTTCCTCGGACAACTGGCGCCGCCCCGGGGCGGAAGTCGGTGCGCTCATGCGGATCTTTCGGGAGTACCTCGAGGGCGAGGTCGGGCGGTGCGTCGCGGAGGGGATCCGACTGAACGTCGTCGGCCGGCGGGACCGCCTGGCCCCTTCCTTGGTTCGGGCAATCGAGGTCGCCGAGGCGGCGACCTCGACCGCGACCGAGCTCCAGCTTCGGGTCGCAGTCGATTATTCGTCGCGGGACGCAATCGTCGCCGCGGCCGGCAGGGGACCGGACATTGGGATTCCCACGCGGGACTCCTTCTCCCGCGCCCTCGCGGAAGTGATGCACGCCTCGGGCACGATCCCCAATGTGGATCTCCTCATCCGCACCGGTGGGGAGCGCCGGCTGAGCGACTTCCTTCTCTGGGAGTGTGCTTATGCGGAGCTCGTCTTCGTCGAATGCCCCTGGCCCGAGTTCGGACTCCAGGCGTTGCAGGAGGCGCTCGAAGAGTTCGACCGCCGGGAGCGGCGGTTCGGCGGGATCGAGAACACCGTGACTTCAGGGGTCACGCCCGACCGAGCGGAGGTGGGCCGATGA
- the corA gene encoding magnesium/cobalt transporter CorA, translating into MASGSYENKPLAHLVLNTLSPLHQLRVMGRFVRRSLKKPGSAPGTVVHTGERRVEEVRIDAIRFDAGGVHEGLWDPDAPPEGFVPDGAGVLWVNVEGLHDVAILEKIGVRMGFHPLITEDIAHVGQRPKVEEYDDHLFVVLHMLRIQEEPFQITDEQVSFVIGKGCLFSFQESPGDVFEVVRERIRSARGQLRARGSDYLAYALMDAVVDNYFQIIERLGERAEKLEAEVVDEPSPDTMYRVHQLKRELLVLWRSVWPLREMLGNFLRVESDLLTDTTKLYLRDVYDHSVRLMDTAEVLRDITTGMRDLYLSDMSRRQNEVMKVLTVMASIFIPLTFVVGIYGMNFEYMPELDVRWAYPAVLAGMFAVGLGMLWYFRRRGWL; encoded by the coding sequence GTGGCGTCTGGATCCTACGAAAACAAACCCCTCGCCCACCTCGTGCTGAACACGTTGAGCCCCCTCCATCAGCTCCGCGTGATGGGGCGCTTTGTGCGGCGCTCGCTCAAAAAGCCCGGATCCGCTCCGGGGACGGTCGTGCACACCGGGGAGCGTCGAGTGGAAGAAGTCCGGATCGACGCGATCCGCTTCGATGCAGGGGGCGTTCACGAAGGCCTCTGGGACCCGGACGCCCCACCCGAGGGCTTCGTCCCCGACGGCGCCGGAGTCCTCTGGGTGAATGTGGAGGGACTGCACGATGTCGCGATCCTCGAGAAGATCGGCGTCCGCATGGGTTTCCATCCCCTCATAACGGAGGACATCGCGCACGTCGGACAGCGGCCGAAGGTCGAGGAATACGACGATCACCTCTTCGTCGTCCTGCATATGCTCCGGATTCAGGAAGAGCCTTTCCAGATCACGGACGAGCAGGTGAGCTTCGTCATCGGAAAAGGATGTCTCTTCTCCTTCCAGGAGTCCCCCGGAGACGTCTTCGAGGTGGTCCGCGAGCGGATCCGCTCCGCACGGGGGCAATTGCGCGCCCGGGGCTCGGACTATCTCGCTTACGCCCTCATGGACGCCGTCGTGGACAACTACTTCCAGATCATCGAGCGCCTGGGCGAGCGCGCGGAAAAACTCGAGGCGGAAGTCGTGGACGAGCCCTCTCCCGACACGATGTACCGAGTTCACCAGCTCAAACGCGAGCTCCTCGTACTCTGGCGTTCGGTCTGGCCACTCCGCGAAATGCTGGGCAACTTCTTGCGGGTGGAATCCGATCTCCTCACCGACACGACGAAGCTCTACCTCCGGGACGTGTACGACCACAGCGTCCGACTCATGGACACGGCGGAGGTCTTGCGCGACATCACGACGGGGATGCGGGACCTCTATCTCTCCGACATGAGCCGCCGTCAGAACGAGGTCATGAAGGTCCTCACCGTGATGGCGAGCATCTTCATTCCACTGACGTTCGTCGTGGGCATTTACGGAATGAATTTCGAATACATGCCCGAGCTGGACGTCCGGTGGGCCTATCCCGCGGTTCTCGCCGGGATGTTCGCGGTGGGGCTCGGGATGCTCTGGTACTTCCGAAGGAGGGGCTGGCTCTGA
- a CDS encoding LLM class flavin-dependent oxidoreductase → MEIGIYSFAETRLEAGTGRQLAAGERIRHLIEEIELADRIGLDVFGVGEHHRPDYTVSAPAIVLAAAAARTSRIRLTSAVTVLSSDDPVRVFQDFATLDLISKGRAEIMAGRGSFVESFPLFGQDLADYDELFAEKLELLLALRENERITWSGKHRPSIEDRGVYPRPEQNPIPVWIAVGGTPGSVVRAGTLGLPIALAIIGGAPARFRPVVDLYRDAATRAGHDPATLPISINSHGFIADDATEAAELAFPPFAETMTRIGRERGWPPTTRAHFDAEADLHGALFVGSPREVVEKILYQWEIFRHDRFLLQLTVGPMAHDRVLRAIELLGTEVAPVVRRELGQSAAKQ, encoded by the coding sequence ATGGAGATCGGGATCTATTCGTTCGCCGAAACCCGGCTCGAAGCCGGGACGGGGCGCCAACTCGCGGCCGGCGAACGAATCCGCCACCTCATCGAGGAGATCGAGCTCGCGGATCGGATCGGGCTCGACGTCTTCGGGGTCGGCGAGCACCACCGCCCGGACTACACCGTCTCCGCTCCCGCGATCGTCCTCGCCGCGGCGGCCGCGCGCACTTCGCGAATCCGCTTGACGAGCGCCGTGACCGTGCTCAGCTCCGACGACCCGGTTCGAGTCTTTCAGGACTTCGCGACGCTCGACCTCATCTCGAAGGGCCGGGCCGAGATCATGGCCGGGCGGGGCTCCTTCGTGGAGTCATTCCCACTCTTCGGCCAGGACCTGGCCGACTACGACGAGCTCTTCGCCGAGAAGCTCGAGCTTCTCCTGGCATTGCGTGAAAATGAACGGATCACCTGGTCAGGGAAGCACCGCCCGTCCATCGAAGATCGAGGAGTTTATCCCAGGCCCGAGCAGAACCCGATTCCCGTCTGGATCGCGGTGGGCGGAACTCCGGGCTCCGTCGTGCGGGCGGGAACCCTCGGCCTCCCGATCGCGCTCGCCATCATCGGGGGGGCACCGGCCCGCTTTCGCCCCGTCGTGGACCTCTACCGAGACGCCGCCACCCGCGCCGGGCACGATCCGGCCACCCTCCCCATCAGCATCAATTCGCACGGCTTCATCGCCGACGACGCCACTGAGGCCGCGGAGCTCGCCTTCCCTCCTTTCGCCGAGACGATGACCCGGATCGGGCGCGAGCGGGGGTGGCCCCCGACCACCCGCGCCCACTTCGACGCCGAGGCCGACCTTCACGGAGCGCTGTTCGTCGGAAGCCCCCGGGAGGTCGTGGAGAAGATCCTCTACCAGTGGGAGATCTTCCGCCACGACCGCTTCCTCCTTCAGCTCACGGTCGGGCCGATGGCGCACGACCGGGTTCTCCGCGCGATCGAACTGCTCGGAACGGAGGTGGCGCCGGTCGTGCGCCGAGAGCTGGGTCAGTCGGCCGCGAAGCAATAA
- a CDS encoding lectin, with protein sequence MVCFRSFSVGVIALVAVLVLPLAGGAQQQQQPMGFFITSVGLGNGGDLGGLAGADAHCQALAAPVGAGARTWRAYLSTQATGGQPAVNARDRIGVGPWFNAAGVQVAANVNDLHYNNSNLNYEFSVNERGETVNSGAMGDSPNAHDILTGSQLDGTAFPAEQDRTCNNWTSSGEGAAMLGHHDRFSRTTPGSPWNTAHASQGCSQEQLVATGGAGLFYCFAAD encoded by the coding sequence ATGGTCTGTTTTCGAAGCTTTTCGGTGGGAGTGATCGCCTTGGTCGCCGTATTGGTGCTTCCGCTCGCGGGAGGGGCTCAGCAGCAACAGCAGCCCATGGGGTTCTTCATCACGAGCGTGGGACTCGGAAATGGGGGCGATCTCGGTGGCCTCGCGGGGGCCGACGCCCATTGTCAGGCGTTGGCCGCGCCCGTTGGCGCGGGAGCACGCACCTGGCGGGCGTATCTGAGCACCCAGGCGACCGGCGGCCAGCCGGCGGTCAATGCGCGGGACCGTATCGGCGTTGGGCCCTGGTTTAATGCCGCCGGCGTCCAGGTCGCAGCCAACGTGAACGACCTGCACTACAACAATTCGAATCTGAACTACGAGTTCTCGGTGAACGAGCGGGGCGAGACGGTAAACTCGGGGGCGATGGGGGATTCGCCGAACGCGCACGACATCCTGACCGGGAGCCAGCTCGACGGGACGGCTTTCCCGGCGGAACAGGATCGCACCTGCAACAACTGGACGAGCAGTGGGGAAGGCGCGGCGATGCTGGGGCACCACGACCGGTTCTCCCGTACGACTCCGGGCTCTCCATGGAATACGGCGCATGCGAGCCAGGGCTGCTCGCAGGAGCAGCTCGTGGCGACGGGCGGCGCCGGGCTCTTTTATTGCTTCGCGGCCGACTGA
- a CDS encoding ABC transporter permease, which yields MKEGKGEGRTEGIRGLALWTVGPATAVLVVLFLLPLAIVGGYALSSAGSQGEPALPATFANFVRSFDPLYLGILVRSVRLAFICTLICLVVGFPLAWILRGMGTPARHLALLAFILPSWTNLLVKNYAWIVLLRQEGVVNSALLRLGVIGEPLPLLFNEGAVLVGLVHTFLPFMVLPLYSSLEKLDPALLDAARDLGAGRWARLRKVVLPQCAPGAVAGAILVFIPTLGSFVTPDLLGGARGMMVGNLIQNQMLVARDWPFGSALSIWLIAASLGMILLAGRLTGRGDTSRPGRASWLP from the coding sequence ATGAAGGAGGGCAAGGGAGAGGGCCGCACGGAAGGGATTCGAGGGCTCGCCCTCTGGACCGTCGGGCCGGCCACGGCCGTGCTCGTCGTCCTCTTCCTCCTCCCCCTCGCGATTGTGGGGGGATACGCCCTGTCGAGCGCGGGAAGCCAGGGAGAGCCGGCACTCCCCGCGACTTTCGCCAACTTCGTCCGCTCCTTCGATCCGCTCTACCTGGGAATCCTTGTTCGCTCGGTGAGGCTGGCCTTCATCTGCACACTCATCTGCCTGGTCGTCGGGTTCCCCCTCGCCTGGATTCTGCGCGGAATGGGCACCCCCGCCCGCCACCTGGCGCTCCTCGCCTTCATCCTTCCTTCTTGGACGAACCTCTTGGTGAAGAACTACGCCTGGATCGTCCTCCTCCGGCAGGAGGGCGTGGTCAACTCGGCCCTCCTCCGCCTGGGCGTCATCGGGGAGCCCCTCCCCCTCCTCTTCAACGAAGGGGCGGTCCTCGTCGGCCTGGTGCACACCTTTCTCCCCTTCATGGTCCTCCCGCTTTATTCCTCGCTCGAGAAGCTCGACCCCGCGCTCCTCGACGCGGCACGCGACCTCGGTGCGGGACGCTGGGCACGATTGCGCAAGGTCGTCCTTCCCCAGTGCGCGCCGGGAGCCGTCGCCGGGGCGATCCTCGTCTTCATTCCCACGCTCGGGTCTTTCGTGACCCCCGATCTTCTCGGGGGGGCCCGCGGAATGATGGTGGGAAACCTGATCCAGAATCAGATGCTGGTAGCGCGGGACTGGCCTTTCGGGTCGGCGCTCTCCATCTGGCTGATCGCGGCGTCGCTCGGGATGATCCTTCTCGCGGGAAGGCTCACCGGCCGGGGCGACACTTCGAGACCGGGACGGGCATCGTGGCTCCCCTGA
- the egtD gene encoding L-histidine N(alpha)-methyltransferase translates to MIPLARLAEPPRLDSLREEVLAGLGGTPKTLPARLLYDAGGSRLFDRITTLPEYYLTRTELEILRRCLGELAELVGPDALVVEPGSGNGAKAQMLLGALVRPRAYVPVDVAVSQLRSLARTLRDQPMEVEIHPVVADYTRPFELPLAPAAFRRTLVFFPGSTIGNFALEEAVAFLAMLGRLAGPEGALLLGADLRKSPRILEPAYNDSAGLTAAFNRNVLLHLNRALGTHFDPLAFRHHAPWVPDESRIEMRLVSVRHQVVRVPVGAGERPAEVRVELEPEEPIVTEHSYKYWPEDLERLVGRAGWTTVREWRDEAGWYSVRFLERSAAE, encoded by the coding sequence GTGATTCCCCTCGCCCGGCTCGCCGAGCCTCCGCGCCTGGACTCCCTGCGCGAGGAGGTCCTCGCGGGACTCGGCGGGACGCCGAAGACCCTTCCGGCCCGCCTCCTCTACGACGCCGGGGGTTCGCGTCTCTTCGATCGGATCACGACGCTCCCGGAGTATTACCTCACCCGCACGGAACTCGAGATCCTTCGGCGGTGCCTCGGAGAGTTGGCGGAGCTGGTCGGCCCCGACGCGCTCGTGGTCGAGCCGGGGAGCGGGAATGGCGCGAAGGCGCAAATGTTACTCGGCGCCCTCGTGCGACCTCGTGCCTACGTCCCGGTGGACGTGGCCGTGTCGCAGCTGCGGTCGCTGGCACGCACGCTCCGCGACCAGCCGATGGAGGTCGAGATCCACCCCGTCGTCGCCGACTATACGCGGCCGTTCGAACTCCCCCTCGCGCCGGCCGCCTTCCGGCGCACCCTCGTCTTCTTCCCCGGATCCACGATCGGAAACTTCGCCCTCGAGGAGGCGGTCGCCTTTCTCGCGATGCTCGGGCGACTCGCCGGGCCGGAGGGAGCCCTCCTTCTCGGCGCGGACCTCCGGAAGTCACCCCGGATCCTGGAGCCCGCGTACAACGACTCCGCCGGCCTCACGGCGGCGTTCAACCGCAACGTCCTCCTCCACCTGAATCGGGCGCTCGGCACTCACTTCGATCCCCTCGCGTTTCGCCACCACGCGCCCTGGGTCCCCGACGAGAGCCGGATCGAGATGCGCCTCGTGAGCGTGCGCCACCAGGTTGTGCGGGTTCCGGTGGGAGCCGGCGAGCGACCTGCCGAGGTTCGTGTCGAGCTGGAGCCCGAGGAGCCCATCGTGACCGAGCATTCCTACAAATATTGGCCCGAAGACCTCGAGCGTCTCGTCGGGCGAGCGGGATGGACGACGGTGCGTGAGTGGCGGGACGAAGCGGGGTGGTATTCCGTGCGCTTTCTCGAACGGTCGGCCGCCGAGTAG
- a CDS encoding ABC transporter ATP-binding protein gives MTQEPVLRIRGLTKRFGGAVAVHPLDLEIGAGEYFCILGPSGSGKTTLLRMLAGFEAPDAGEIHLDGVRVDGFPPERRDTNTVFQEYALFPHLSVFENVAFGPRMKGGRGNSLSSRVLESLALVGLEGHGDRSPATLSGGEQQRVALARALVNRPRVLLLDEPLAALDRKLRSRMQIELSRIQRESQVAFVHVTHDQEEALRLADRVAVMRAGRFLQVGAPEEVYDRPNSAFVADFLGSANIFRARPSDGSLFFPDGTRVSIGSRPFDAGGESERLYAIRPEAFMVIREGGGEDPSGGSEMIRLPAMITGRSRVGGVEELDLRVGPLRFVAHLRGPAPVIPYAPSDRVVLLLHREDIVPLVLEGGEEDPDPAPGAARSP, from the coding sequence TTGACCCAAGAGCCCGTCCTCAGGATTCGTGGACTGACGAAGCGATTCGGGGGTGCGGTTGCCGTGCATCCGCTCGATCTGGAAATCGGCGCCGGCGAGTACTTCTGCATTCTGGGTCCGTCGGGTTCGGGGAAAACGACGCTTCTTCGCATGCTGGCGGGATTCGAAGCCCCCGACGCCGGCGAGATCCATCTCGATGGAGTCCGCGTGGATGGGTTTCCCCCGGAGCGGCGGGACACCAACACGGTCTTTCAGGAATACGCCCTCTTCCCGCACCTCTCCGTGTTCGAAAACGTCGCTTTCGGGCCGCGAATGAAGGGAGGGCGTGGAAACTCGCTGAGCAGCCGGGTGCTCGAGTCCCTGGCGCTCGTCGGACTGGAGGGCCATGGCGACCGCTCGCCGGCCACACTTTCGGGCGGTGAGCAGCAGCGGGTGGCCCTCGCACGGGCCCTCGTGAATCGGCCGCGCGTCCTTCTCCTGGACGAGCCACTCGCCGCCCTCGATCGAAAGCTCCGCTCGCGGATGCAGATCGAGCTTTCCAGGATCCAGCGCGAGTCCCAAGTCGCCTTCGTGCACGTGACCCATGACCAGGAAGAGGCGCTCAGGCTCGCGGACCGGGTGGCCGTGATGCGGGCGGGCCGTTTCCTCCAGGTTGGGGCCCCCGAGGAGGTGTACGATCGGCCCAACTCCGCCTTCGTCGCCGACTTTCTGGGCTCGGCCAACATCTTCCGTGCCCGTCCCTCGGATGGCTCGCTTTTTTTCCCCGATGGAACCCGTGTCTCGATCGGTTCGCGCCCTTTCGACGCCGGGGGCGAAAGCGAACGGCTCTACGCGATCCGTCCCGAAGCCTTCATGGTGATTCGCGAGGGCGGAGGCGAGGACCCCTCCGGCGGGTCGGAGATGATCCGCCTCCCGGCCATGATCACGGGGCGCTCACGCGTCGGAGGTGTCGAGGAGCTCGACCTCCGTGTGGGACCGCTGCGCTTCGTGGCCCATCTCCGCGGCCCGGCCCCCGTCATTCCTTACGCCCCCAGCGACCGGGTCGTCCTCCTTCTCCACCGGGAAGACATCGTCCCGCTCGTTCTGGAGGGCGGCGAGGAGGATCCCGATCCCGCTCCTGGGGCGGCACGATCCCCATGA
- a CDS encoding ABC transporter permease, with protein MAPLSGPRRMGMGSAVFFGSGLAFLYLPVVVLAAYSFNDSRFALAWEGFTLDWYRGVFTSREIGRAAWNTLIVSSASTIASVILGTALGVGLHFSRFRGRELLWKSFYLPILVPDITQAVALLSIFALVAFPLGLTSIILAHISFQISFVALLVRARLDAFPGSVVEAARDLGAPPLVAIRKVVLPLAAPGIVAGALIAFTLSVDDFLIAYFTAGPGASTLPIRIYSMIRRGVTPEVNALATLLLAFSLLTMTAAMLFLRKGGGKDRA; from the coding sequence GTGGCTCCCCTGAGCGGCCCCCGCCGGATGGGGATGGGGAGCGCGGTCTTTTTTGGGAGCGGGTTGGCCTTCTTGTATCTCCCGGTCGTGGTTCTCGCGGCGTATTCCTTCAACGACTCGCGCTTCGCCCTCGCCTGGGAGGGATTCACCCTCGACTGGTATCGCGGGGTGTTCACGAGCCGCGAAATCGGGCGGGCGGCCTGGAACACTCTGATCGTTTCGAGCGCGTCCACCATCGCCTCCGTGATCCTCGGGACCGCGCTCGGTGTCGGGCTCCACTTCAGCCGGTTCCGGGGACGTGAGCTTCTCTGGAAGTCCTTTTACCTCCCCATTCTCGTCCCGGACATCACGCAGGCCGTGGCACTCCTTTCCATTTTCGCCCTGGTCGCATTTCCCCTCGGTCTCACCTCGATCATCCTGGCGCACATCTCCTTCCAGATTTCCTTCGTCGCGCTGCTCGTACGGGCGCGATTGGACGCCTTTCCCGGAAGCGTCGTCGAGGCGGCGCGGGACCTGGGCGCCCCGCCCCTGGTCGCGATCCGAAAGGTGGTCCTTCCCCTCGCGGCACCGGGGATCGTGGCGGGCGCTCTCATCGCCTTCACCCTTTCGGTGGACGATTTCCTGATCGCCTACTTCACCGCCGGCCCGGGAGCTTCCACCCTCCCAATCCGGATCTATTCGATGATTCGCAGAGGGGTCACACCGGAGGTGAACGCGCTGGCCACCCTGCTTCTCGCCTTTTCCCTCCTCACGATGACGGCGGCCATGCTCTTCCTGAGGAAGGGAGGAGGTAAGGACCGGGCTTGA